One region of Oryza sativa Japonica Group chromosome 5, ASM3414082v1 genomic DNA includes:
- the LOC9272510 gene encoding protein GL2-INTERACTING REPRESSOR 2: MSRNNGGKGGKLQEARVNLPSTRGRGGTSSGVVGGSSSPRRLSSSSSSTASPPSSCVSSEGSPEAGGGGGGGGSSGMILAGCPRCMMYVMLSREDPKCPKCHSTVLLDFNDAAAAADPRQVGAGKSKGKHRG, translated from the coding sequence ATGAGCAGGAACAATGGTGGAAAGGGGGGGAAGCTGCAGGAGGCGCGGGTGAACCTGCCGTCGACGCGCGGGAGAGGGGGGACGTCGTCGGGGGTGGTGGGAGGGAGCAGCTCGCCGAGGaggctgtcgtcgtcgtcgtcgtcgacggcgtcgccgccgagctcgtgcGTGTCGTCGGAGGGGAGCCCggaagcgggcggcggcggcggcggcggggggtcgTCCGGGATGATCCTGGCCGGGTGCCCCCGGTGCATGATGTACGTGATGCTGTCGCGGGAGGACCCCAAGTGCCCCAAGTGCCACAGCACCGTGCTCCTCGACTtcaacgacgccgccgccgccgccgacccgcgcCAGGTCGGCGCCGGCAAGAGCAAGGGCAAGCATCGCGGCTGA